From Microcystis aeruginosa NIES-2549, a single genomic window includes:
- a CDS encoding polysaccharide biosynthesis/export family protein: MLNKFSPVSFFRTGVIALSGLSLTGFLWVIHSESLKAQGPLSIPQTQPGAWLEFLPPEPPNPTFPENTIPPTGYSPPVYSPNNRQSRQIQAYRLDIGDQISVSVPDFPEFNSAGPVDPDGNFLVPILGRIPVLGLTLDEVQTKIRLELGRKYLREEPEVIAVLTTARPVQLTILGEVQRPGFYSVASNTSLAQVILAAGGGTPRADLRSILVRRVLVDGTVLEEKLDLYTPLIKGERLPDLRLQGGDAVIVSKLEVGQETGYNRTLVARTTLAQQNITIRVLAPSIPSGIALRNVSIPNGSTFLDVVASLPVSDRLRINVNEVSLLRFDSAKGGIVSQTLSPIAAVRGDISQNVPLEDQDVIIVTRTLLGKIFAAFNIITQPIRDISSFTNTILNLSNQFDGSR, encoded by the coding sequence ATGCTCAACAAGTTTTCGCCAGTTAGTTTCTTCAGAACTGGGGTTATAGCCTTATCAGGGTTGAGTCTGACAGGGTTCTTATGGGTAATTCACTCCGAGAGCCTCAAGGCCCAGGGTCCTTTGTCCATACCCCAGACTCAACCGGGAGCCTGGTTGGAATTTTTGCCCCCCGAACCGCCTAATCCCACCTTTCCTGAAAACACGATTCCCCCCACTGGCTACAGTCCACCGGTTTACTCTCCCAATAATCGCCAATCCCGACAAATTCAGGCCTATCGACTCGATATCGGCGATCAAATCAGTGTCTCGGTTCCCGATTTTCCCGAATTTAATTCCGCAGGTCCTGTGGATCCGGATGGTAATTTTCTGGTGCCGATTTTAGGGCGTATTCCGGTGCTGGGCTTGACTTTAGACGAAGTGCAAACTAAGATCCGCCTCGAATTGGGGCGAAAATACTTGCGGGAGGAACCGGAAGTCATTGCTGTTTTAACCACTGCCCGTCCCGTCCAGTTGACCATTCTGGGAGAGGTACAGCGACCGGGGTTTTATAGTGTTGCTTCCAATACTTCCCTAGCACAGGTAATTTTGGCGGCGGGTGGTGGCACTCCCAGAGCCGATCTGCGTTCGATCCTTGTCCGTCGAGTTTTAGTCGATGGTACAGTATTAGAGGAGAAACTTGACCTTTATACTCCCTTAATTAAAGGCGAACGCTTGCCAGATCTGCGTCTGCAAGGGGGTGATGCCGTGATTGTTTCCAAGTTAGAAGTGGGCCAAGAAACGGGATATAATCGCACACTAGTGGCTAGAACCACCCTCGCCCAGCAGAATATCACCATCAGGGTTTTAGCTCCCTCAATTCCTTCGGGAATTGCCCTGAGAAATGTTTCGATTCCTAATGGCAGTACCTTCCTCGATGTGGTGGCCAGTTTACCGGTTTCCGATCGCCTGCGGATTAATGTCAATGAAGTGTCTCTGCTCCGTTTTGACAGTGCTAAAGGGGGAATTGTTAGTCAAACTTTGAGTCCGATAGCGGCAGTTAGGGGAGATATCTCCCAAAATGTTCCCCTAGAAGATCAAGACGTAATTATTGTCACCCGCACCCTATTAGGGAAAATTTTCGCCGCTTTTAATATTATTACCCAACCTATCCGGGATATTTCCAGTTTTACCAATACAATTCTCAACCTGAGCAATCAATTCGATGGCTCCCGATAA
- a CDS encoding YlqD family protein: MDDAQTSLLLKRPVTIKVIVTPRWKEEAQQQLQAQMAQIDAQIQQLESQGQRAIAEIQRQSLIPLPPAAAQQIDNIQIQVNQQKSEFLEQKNQYLQQLQQVQLLELNQEVAQAQLESFFRVEKGDNLVAKMNVELVLRDGIVEEIRGEI; this comes from the coding sequence ATGGATGACGCACAAACCAGTTTATTACTTAAGCGCCCAGTGACAATTAAAGTCATCGTGACTCCGCGCTGGAAAGAAGAAGCACAACAGCAATTACAAGCACAAATGGCTCAAATTGACGCACAAATTCAACAATTAGAAAGCCAAGGACAAAGAGCGATCGCCGAAATTCAGCGTCAGAGTCTGATCCCCTTACCCCCCGCGGCTGCCCAACAGATTGACAATATTCAAATTCAAGTCAATCAACAGAAAAGTGAGTTTCTCGAACAAAAAAACCAGTATCTGCAACAACTGCAACAGGTACAACTCTTGGAACTCAATCAAGAAGTCGCCCAAGCACAATTAGAAAGCTTTTTCCGCGTCGAAAAAGGCGATAACTTAGTAGCAAAAATGAATGTAGAACTCGTCCTTAGAGATGGCATAGTCGAAGAAATTCGCGGCGAAATTTAA
- a CDS encoding long-chain fatty acid--CoA ligase → MTTLIDYSNIQSLPEVWSIVAQRFPNIIALHDPHGKPEVILTYRELYQQIQQFAAALQALGVTETENVALFADNSPRWFIADQGSMAAGAANAVRSAQADAEELAYILADSDSQTLIVENNKTLGKLLAKIPELPLKLIVLLTDEEPATGAISVQTLNFKQLMAIGAENTLKPITKSENDLATLIYTSGTTGQPKGVMLSHGNLLHQVRNLNAIFQPDPGDRVLSILPSWHSYERSCEYFSLAQGCTQIYTSIRTFKQDLKQFSPQLMVGVPRLWESLYEGIQKQFSEQSATKQKLVQFLLEKSENYVIAKRIADNLSLDHLHASPGERLKARIQSLLLYPLHAIGDKLVYGKIRQAVGNKVKIFVSGGGSLARHLDTFYEIAGIPILVGYGLTETSPVATVRRIDHNLRGSAGRPVFQTEICIVDLHSKEVLPTEKHGLVLIRGPQVMQGYYKKPEATEKAISPDGWFDSGDIGWLTAAGDLVLTGRAKDTIVLSNGENIEPQPIEDACLRSPFISQIMLVGQDQKALGALIVPNLDILANWAQEEKISLNLPDLHSDRSRILSSDLYSKKVLDLYQQELKREVRNRPGYRADDQIKTFELILEPFSLENGMMTQTLKIKRPVVTQRYRDMINEMFAK, encoded by the coding sequence ATGACAACCCTAATTGACTATTCAAATATTCAATCTTTACCCGAAGTTTGGTCAATAGTGGCCCAGCGTTTCCCTAATATTATCGCCCTGCACGATCCCCACGGTAAACCGGAAGTAATTCTCACCTATCGGGAACTTTATCAACAAATTCAGCAATTTGCCGCCGCTTTGCAAGCATTAGGAGTCACAGAAACCGAAAATGTCGCTTTATTTGCCGATAATAGTCCCCGGTGGTTTATTGCCGACCAAGGTTCCATGGCAGCCGGGGCCGCCAATGCGGTACGATCTGCTCAAGCAGATGCAGAGGAATTAGCCTATATTCTGGCCGATAGTGACAGTCAGACGCTGATTGTCGAAAATAACAAAACTTTAGGGAAATTGCTGGCGAAAATCCCTGAATTGCCCCTAAAATTAATCGTGCTGCTCACCGACGAAGAACCGGCTACTGGAGCGATTTCCGTGCAGACCTTAAATTTCAAGCAACTAATGGCGATCGGGGCTGAGAACACCCTTAAACCCATCACCAAGAGCGAAAATGATCTGGCTACCCTCATCTACACATCGGGAACGACGGGACAACCCAAAGGGGTGATGTTAAGTCATGGTAATCTCCTGCATCAGGTACGCAACTTAAACGCTATCTTTCAACCGGATCCAGGCGATCGAGTTTTAAGTATACTACCTTCATGGCATTCCTACGAGCGCAGTTGTGAGTATTTCAGTCTAGCTCAAGGTTGCACCCAGATTTACACCAGTATTCGCACTTTTAAGCAGGATTTAAAGCAATTTAGTCCGCAATTAATGGTGGGAGTTCCCCGTCTTTGGGAATCTCTTTACGAGGGTATCCAAAAACAATTTAGCGAACAATCGGCCACAAAACAGAAATTAGTGCAATTTTTGCTAGAAAAGTCGGAAAATTACGTTATTGCTAAACGTATCGCTGATAATCTCAGTCTAGATCATCTTCACGCTTCCCCCGGAGAAAGACTAAAAGCAAGAATTCAATCCCTCTTACTCTATCCCCTCCATGCCATCGGTGATAAGCTAGTTTATGGCAAAATTCGCCAAGCAGTGGGAAATAAAGTTAAAATCTTCGTTAGTGGCGGTGGTTCCTTAGCCAGACATCTAGATACTTTCTATGAGATTGCGGGAATCCCGATTTTAGTTGGTTATGGACTAACAGAAACTTCTCCTGTGGCTACCGTCCGTCGTATCGATCATAACCTGCGCGGGTCTGCCGGTCGTCCCGTCTTTCAGACAGAAATCTGTATTGTCGATTTACACAGCAAAGAAGTCTTACCGACGGAAAAACACGGTTTAGTTTTGATTCGTGGTCCGCAGGTGATGCAGGGATACTATAAAAAACCCGAAGCAACCGAAAAAGCGATTTCTCCCGATGGTTGGTTTGATAGCGGTGATATTGGTTGGTTAACTGCTGCCGGCGATTTAGTCTTAACCGGACGGGCTAAAGATACAATTGTTTTGAGCAATGGTGAAAATATCGAACCGCAACCGATTGAAGATGCTTGTTTACGCAGTCCCTTTATCTCCCAAATCATGCTAGTGGGACAGGATCAAAAAGCTTTGGGGGCTTTGATCGTGCCTAATCTTGATATACTGGCCAATTGGGCCCAAGAAGAGAAAATATCCTTAAATTTACCCGATCTTCACAGTGATCGCTCCAGGATTCTTTCTAGCGATCTCTACAGCAAAAAAGTCTTAGATCTCTACCAACAAGAATTAAAGCGCGAGGTAAGAAATCGGCCCGGTTATCGTGCCGATGACCAGATTAAAACCTTTGAGTTAATTTTAGAGCCTTTTTCCCTAGAAAACGGCATGATGACCCAAACTTTAAAGATTAAACGACCGGTAGTAACGCAACGCTATCGCGATATGATTAACGAGATGTTTGCCAAGTAA
- a CDS encoding cyanoexosortase B system-associated protein encodes MISQKTPDEVTLVLDKVKKKLPGNYLLLLGLLLLLILGGILPNLISGHWSWLEQPRIGNIQKMRLLQASGIELSDLKTINQQQGEIGEGKWSVQVVESPDGKRITVLLKPQIYYKNQPGLEWSDISSISRWNQGETIELSIPSQSGGKATARFYRAWTQNTFAVVQWYAWLGGGHYDPSVWYWLDQWAQLKRQRVPWIAVSLVIPLDPTKELQTLTPFALNLAGEVQSYLEQNVLSQLTSLPRIKKEK; translated from the coding sequence ATGATTAGTCAAAAAACTCCGGACGAGGTAACTTTGGTGTTAGATAAAGTCAAAAAAAAGCTCCCGGGTAATTATTTACTGCTGTTGGGTTTGCTGCTGCTGTTGATTTTAGGCGGTATCTTGCCCAATTTAATTTCTGGCCATTGGTCTTGGCTGGAGCAACCGAGAATCGGTAATATTCAGAAAATGCGGCTCCTACAAGCATCGGGAATTGAGTTGTCTGACCTGAAAACCATCAACCAGCAGCAAGGAGAAATCGGTGAGGGAAAATGGTCGGTACAAGTGGTGGAAAGTCCTGATGGCAAGAGAATCACCGTACTTTTAAAGCCACAGATCTACTATAAAAACCAACCAGGATTAGAATGGTCAGATATCAGTTCGATTAGTCGTTGGAATCAGGGGGAAACAATCGAGCTATCAATTCCCAGCCAGTCGGGAGGAAAGGCGACGGCTCGATTCTATCGGGCTTGGACACAAAACACCTTTGCCGTGGTGCAGTGGTATGCTTGGCTAGGTGGTGGTCATTACGATCCCTCTGTTTGGTATTGGCTTGACCAATGGGCGCAATTAAAAAGACAGAGAGTACCCTGGATAGCCGTTTCCTTGGTGATTCCCTTAGACCCGACGAAAGAACTGCAAACTCTCACTCCCTTTGCTCTCAATCTCGCCGGGGAAGTGCAAAGTTACTTAGAACAAAATGTCTTAAGTCAATTAACTTCTCTCCCTCGGATCAAAAAAGAAAAGTAA
- a CDS encoding family 10 glycosylhydrolase → MLKKINCLRSLSCFLATILWSSHLGINSSLAVNDNCQLSESEIKQQENLRQTSPQEYNILVQKYAEQLRFCRSRHWLQEQAIWLRLYSCDTRPGSIESILDRIVAKGYNTVYLEVFADGQVLLPPNNNPTVWDSVIKNPSAGNVDLLAQAIKQGHKRGLKVYAWLFSLNFGYAYSLKPDRQEVLARNGKGQDSTSFVDDQSQTFVDPYSNQARQDYLILLEAILQRRPDGVLFDYIRYPRGTGVDSVADDVKDLWIFSPASRQAFINRALNNKGKFLIDRYLTRGQISPDDIVEADLLYPQETAPLWQGRIPLEEEMKQSVKTRFDRLKLELWFLAVAHAAQGVIDYISYFSALVERQGIPAGAVFFPDGNRLVGNQGFDSRLQAWDSFPASLEWHPMSYANCNDTTCVVNQIKRVVASRGNQNRLIPALAGLWGQPYNNRPSLEVQMEAIRIAFPTIDGISHFAFSWQEPQFDRARRFCQI, encoded by the coding sequence ATGTTAAAAAAAATTAATTGTCTGCGATCTCTATCCTGTTTCCTCGCTACAATCCTCTGGAGTAGTCATCTAGGGATTAACTCTAGCCTCGCTGTCAATGATAATTGTCAACTGTCCGAATCAGAAATCAAACAACAAGAAAATCTGCGTCAAACTTCCCCCCAAGAATATAACATTTTAGTACAGAAATATGCTGAACAATTGCGCTTTTGTCGTTCCCGACATTGGTTACAGGAACAGGCGATCTGGTTACGTCTCTACTCCTGTGATACCCGTCCAGGCTCGATCGAAAGTATCCTCGATCGCATCGTGGCCAAAGGTTATAATACAGTTTATCTGGAAGTTTTTGCCGATGGTCAAGTCCTATTACCTCCTAACAATAATCCCACCGTTTGGGATAGCGTCATTAAAAATCCCAGTGCCGGAAATGTCGATTTATTAGCACAGGCGATCAAACAGGGACATAAACGCGGTTTAAAGGTTTATGCTTGGTTATTTAGCCTCAATTTTGGCTATGCTTATAGTTTAAAACCCGATCGACAGGAGGTGTTAGCACGCAATGGTAAAGGACAAGATAGCACCTCTTTTGTCGATGATCAATCCCAAACTTTTGTCGATCCCTACAGTAATCAAGCGCGACAGGATTATTTAATTCTCCTAGAAGCCATTTTACAACGTCGTCCCGATGGAGTTTTATTCGATTATATTCGCTATCCGAGGGGAACAGGAGTCGATTCCGTTGCCGATGATGTCAAAGATTTATGGATTTTTAGTCCCGCATCCCGACAAGCTTTCATTAATCGAGCATTGAATAATAAGGGCAAATTTTTAATCGATCGCTATCTGACTCGTGGGCAAATTTCCCCCGATGATATCGTCGAAGCCGACCTCCTTTATCCCCAAGAAACCGCCCCTCTTTGGCAAGGAAGAATACCTTTAGAGGAGGAGATGAAACAATCAGTTAAAACCCGTTTTGATCGCCTCAAATTAGAACTTTGGTTCCTAGCGGTTGCCCATGCTGCCCAGGGTGTCATTGATTATATTAGTTATTTTTCCGCCCTAGTGGAACGTCAGGGAATTCCCGCTGGGGCAGTGTTTTTTCCTGATGGGAATCGTCTTGTGGGTAATCAAGGTTTTGATTCTCGTTTACAAGCTTGGGATAGTTTTCCCGCTTCCCTAGAATGGCATCCCATGTCCTACGCTAATTGTAACGATACCACCTGTGTAGTTAATCAGATCAAAAGAGTAGTGGCAAGCAGGGGAAATCAAAATCGTCTTATCCCAGCTTTAGCGGGTTTATGGGGACAACCCTATAACAATCGTCCCTCCTTAGAAGTGCAAATGGAAGCGATTCGGATCGCTTTTCCCACAATAGATGGTATCAGTCATTTTGCTTTTTCTTGGCAAGAACCACAATTCGATCGAGCCAGAAGATTTTGTCAAATCTAA
- a CDS encoding Uma2 family endonuclease translates to MIALSNYNNLTPEEYLQFEETSLIKHEYIDGQVYAMAGTTDTHNIIGLNFTFIIRNHLRGSGCRVYFADVKVRLEKRNHFYYPDIIVTCDNRDRETATYKSFPKLIVEVLSDSTEAFDRGDKFNDYQTLESLEEYVLVNSKHQRVETFRRGEQGLWILQTYQQESFSLQSINLTASFRDLYGDVTLETVNYSVEEIE, encoded by the coding sequence ATGATTGCTTTATCTAACTATAATAATCTCACTCCAGAAGAATATCTTCAGTTTGAAGAAACCAGTCTCATTAAACATGAATATATCGATGGACAAGTTTACGCCATGGCAGGGACGACGGATACTCATAATATTATCGGACTCAATTTCACTTTTATTATTCGTAATCATTTGCGGGGTTCTGGTTGTCGAGTTTATTTTGCCGATGTGAAAGTCAGATTAGAGAAACGTAATCACTTTTATTATCCTGATATTATTGTCACCTGCGATAACAGAGATAGAGAAACCGCTACCTACAAAAGTTTTCCTAAATTGATTGTTGAAGTTCTCTCCGATTCTACAGAAGCTTTTGACAGGGGGGATAAATTTAATGATTATCAAACTCTAGAAAGTTTAGAGGAATATGTCTTAGTGAATAGTAAACACCAACGAGTGGAAACTTTTCGACGGGGTGAACAGGGTTTATGGATTCTGCAAACCTATCAGCAAGAAAGTTTTAGTTTACAGAGTATTAATCTGACGGCATCTTTTCGGGATTTATACGGGGATGTCACCCTAGAAACGGTTAATTATTCCGTGGAAGAAATAGAATAA
- a CDS encoding DUF3370 domain-containing protein, with the protein MLSFLPTILLAQSASVLPQIERKLVTQYQEVRQLPGQLNDVLVFNSNSPEVVEKEGILLSTFPGKGKRYPVAHLNHPLQGRFDVFTHHIARQTDPDRDLHQGLIVTNPTSRNLVIRILQGVSYVTSADAPFVDLPSLVEDPNGRVFSGPGSRLASDIMRRRHDTQFPTQIVIPPGQSRMLFDLVIPRSSARSTLLRLYSDGPVYMANLALYEVPQKVKIEDREIETFRPPTLEEWRTLLVKGDLAAPRDFPPTPPDQWSPGRRNFYGRVAGISVGSEWATRIVDPKGGINLTIPQPGQAFAYPLSTVTAATFGTRQIQSAPMLVRYPDTAFKAHGNYGVHYYLTLPLYNNTSKTQVVALSIQTPIKEENYLDRLLFVEPVQGPVFFRGAVRVTYRNALGRTEERFFHLVQREGQQGEALVQVELPPGARRDINLDFLYPPDATPPQVLSVKTLE; encoded by the coding sequence ATGCTTTCTTTCTTACCCACTATTCTTTTAGCTCAGTCCGCCTCGGTCTTGCCCCAGATAGAGAGGAAATTAGTCACCCAATATCAAGAAGTGCGTCAGTTGCCCGGTCAACTGAATGATGTGCTGGTTTTTAATAGCAATAGTCCCGAAGTCGTAGAAAAAGAGGGAATTCTCCTCTCCACTTTCCCCGGCAAAGGAAAACGTTATCCCGTAGCCCATCTCAATCATCCCCTACAAGGACGTTTTGACGTTTTCACCCACCACATCGCCCGTCAAACCGATCCCGATCGCGACTTACACCAGGGCCTGATCGTTACTAATCCCACCTCCAGAAACCTCGTTATCCGCATCCTGCAAGGAGTCAGTTACGTCACCTCCGCTGATGCCCCTTTTGTCGATTTACCCTCTCTGGTGGAAGATCCCAACGGCCGGGTTTTTTCTGGTCCCGGTTCCCGTTTAGCCAGCGATATCATGCGTCGTCGCCATGATACCCAATTTCCCACCCAGATCGTCATTCCCCCCGGCCAAAGTCGGATGCTCTTCGATCTGGTTATCCCCAGAAGTAGCGCCCGCTCGACCCTCCTACGTCTCTACAGCGATGGACCGGTCTATATGGCCAATTTAGCCCTCTACGAAGTTCCCCAAAAAGTCAAAATCGAAGATCGGGAAATAGAAACCTTTCGTCCCCCTACCCTAGAAGAATGGCGTACCCTATTAGTTAAAGGTGATTTAGCCGCCCCTCGCGATTTTCCCCCCACTCCCCCCGATCAATGGTCCCCCGGAAGAAGAAATTTTTATGGTCGCGTCGCCGGAATTTCTGTCGGTTCGGAATGGGCAACCCGCATTGTCGATCCTAAAGGGGGAATTAATCTCACCATTCCTCAACCCGGTCAAGCTTTTGCCTATCCTTTAAGTACGGTGACGGCAGCTACTTTCGGAACCAGACAAATCCAAAGCGCCCCCATGTTAGTGCGTTATCCCGATACGGCTTTCAAAGCTCACGGTAACTACGGTGTTCACTACTATCTGACTTTACCTCTATATAACAACACTAGCAAAACCCAGGTGGTGGCTTTGAGTATTCAAACCCCAATTAAAGAAGAAAATTATCTCGATCGCTTGTTATTTGTTGAACCCGTCCAGGGACCGGTATTTTTCCGGGGGGCCGTGCGCGTTACCTATCGTAACGCCCTGGGACGCACCGAGGAACGTTTTTTCCATCTCGTTCAACGGGAAGGACAACAGGGAGAAGCTTTAGTACAGGTGGAACTTCCCCCCGGAGCCAGACGCGACATTAATCTCGATTTTCTCTATCCCCCCGATGCCACACCCCCCCAAGTTTTGAGCGTTAAAACCTTGGAATAG
- a CDS encoding OmpA family protein gives MSRRTYYRDEDKSVDVYPAFTDLMSNAFMILSLFLLLALFQSYNLISKLEEANRKLQTATPIVIDEKSGKFKFQSGSAELNPALKTHIRQRIIPAIETITKDREIDFIQVIGHTDGQGIQKTSNLDKNIESVASRKQSVKMLVPGSNTDLGLMRALAVVQEIENTGKLKNVKFRAFSAGQLYLPSGNLAAVNRDADASRRRIEIRFIPPGKKQ, from the coding sequence ATGTCTAGACGTACCTACTACCGAGATGAAGATAAATCGGTGGATGTTTATCCCGCATTTACCGATTTAATGTCCAATGCTTTCATGATTCTGAGTTTATTTCTCCTCTTGGCACTTTTTCAGTCCTATAATCTCATCAGCAAACTGGAGGAAGCTAACCGAAAACTGCAAACAGCAACCCCCATAGTTATCGATGAAAAATCAGGAAAATTTAAATTTCAGTCGGGAAGTGCTGAATTAAACCCTGCTTTAAAAACCCATATTCGTCAGCGCATTATTCCCGCTATCGAAACCATTACCAAAGACAGAGAAATCGACTTTATTCAAGTAATTGGACACACCGACGGACAAGGAATACAGAAGACAAGTAATCTCGATAAAAATATCGAATCGGTTGCCAGCAGAAAACAATCTGTTAAAATGCTAGTACCCGGTTCTAACACTGATTTAGGATTAATGCGAGCTTTAGCAGTAGTCCAAGAAATCGAAAACACAGGTAAACTCAAAAACGTCAAATTTCGAGCTTTTTCCGCAGGACAGTTATACCTACCATCGGGTAACTTAGCTGCGGTTAATCGTGACGCAGATGCAAGCAGACGCAGAATTGAAATCCGTTTTATTCCCCCCGGTAAAAAACAATGA
- a CDS encoding GumC family protein translates to MAVPIVKRFLISLDQNKFVGIFVFLVCLGGSAIFALLPDPEKPPTFYRAVGQLAYRVPPPAFTSTGSQLQEQGRAIDRDLLLSPRVLVNTAKKLQFNQEQIVKIRDQDLKITFPGEGEAQNNNNNRPTTTDQPQEILLELTADSRAKAELILETLMKEMVEYSRWLNTSQLRARIEALGVRLNEVQKDLTRAEEKFYRYISTQGSDLLAIQDGSLFTAITSSQQQQREIRLELQGIQGQIDSLSEQLDLTPDQAYTSSALSADPIIASIRAQILGTEAQLERLEKDLRPEHPTVVKLRKEQQVNESLLQKRAAEVIGKDGVLTALPSSRIRQQSNLDATRQQLAAQLVTLQTQRQGLMKQLESLVIQEKQLRSQYEKFPDKQLQQARLTQAVAFQRGIYENILNSLVDAQAAEAETVGSLTVAQPPVAEPIEQVFNRKNRLLILLAGAGLGTLAGLGTILLLAVIDDRLHSPQELREALVSRDILLLGQLPIVRNLEGDEIDPILADANANYLPYYERLRSTLRLVGGGETVKVVVVTSITGGEGKTATAYNLAIAAALAGRRTLLVEGDLRSLSKAEKIGVIPDPNSFREPLLYYGAKSKSVRLAPNIENLSILPSPGPQKQAAAIIESSELQLILKDSRGRFDLVIVDTPSLSSCNDALLLEELADGIILVTRQAITRSSLLSEATDQLAEAEVKILGAVINYVDITMTLNTAEPELPALIVPSTQGQTEVEEVKVEV, encoded by the coding sequence ATGGCTGTACCAATTGTTAAACGATTTCTCATCTCGCTAGATCAGAACAAATTTGTCGGAATATTCGTCTTCCTCGTCTGTTTAGGCGGTTCTGCGATCTTTGCTCTCCTCCCCGATCCAGAGAAACCCCCCACCTTTTATCGGGCGGTGGGACAATTGGCCTATCGGGTGCCGCCGCCGGCTTTTACCAGTACGGGAAGCCAACTGCAAGAACAAGGGCGGGCTATCGATCGCGATTTACTGCTATCTCCCCGGGTATTGGTCAATACAGCCAAAAAATTGCAATTTAATCAAGAACAGATCGTTAAAATTCGCGATCAAGATTTAAAAATTACCTTCCCTGGTGAAGGGGAGGCACAAAACAATAATAACAATCGGCCGACAACAACCGACCAACCCCAAGAGATACTTTTAGAGTTAACGGCCGATTCCCGGGCCAAGGCGGAGTTAATTCTCGAAACCTTGATGAAGGAAATGGTGGAATACAGTCGCTGGCTTAATACTTCCCAGTTACGCGCCCGCATAGAAGCTCTTGGTGTCCGGCTTAACGAAGTCCAAAAAGATTTAACCAGAGCCGAAGAAAAGTTTTATCGCTACATTAGTACCCAGGGTTCGGATTTACTGGCCATTCAAGATGGGAGTTTATTCACCGCCATCACCAGTAGTCAACAGCAACAGCGAGAAATTCGCCTAGAACTGCAAGGCATTCAAGGACAAATTGATAGTCTAAGTGAACAACTCGATTTAACCCCCGATCAAGCCTACACCTCCTCAGCCCTTAGTGCCGACCCGATTATTGCCAGTATCCGAGCGCAGATCTTGGGCACGGAAGCCCAATTGGAGCGACTAGAGAAGGATTTACGTCCCGAACATCCCACCGTAGTTAAATTACGCAAAGAACAGCAGGTTAACGAATCTCTCTTACAAAAAAGAGCCGCCGAGGTGATCGGAAAAGATGGCGTTCTTACCGCTCTTCCCAGCAGTCGCATCCGTCAGCAAAGTAATCTCGATGCCACCCGTCAACAACTAGCGGCTCAATTAGTCACCCTGCAAACCCAGCGTCAGGGTTTAATGAAACAATTAGAATCCTTAGTGATTCAGGAAAAGCAATTACGCTCCCAATACGAGAAATTCCCCGATAAACAGCTACAGCAAGCTCGTTTAACCCAAGCCGTCGCCTTTCAACGGGGTATCTACGAGAATATTCTCAATTCTCTGGTAGATGCTCAGGCCGCAGAAGCGGAAACCGTGGGTAGTCTCACCGTCGCCCAACCGCCAGTTGCTGAACCGATCGAACAGGTGTTTAACCGCAAGAATCGTCTCTTGATTCTCTTGGCGGGTGCTGGTTTGGGAACCTTAGCAGGATTGGGTACAATCCTGCTGTTAGCAGTGATCGACGATCGCCTGCACAGTCCCCAAGAATTGCGGGAAGCTTTGGTTAGTCGAGATATCCTCCTCTTGGGACAGTTGCCCATTGTCCGCAATTTAGAGGGCGATGAAATCGATCCGATTCTCGCCGATGCTAATGCCAATTATCTCCCCTACTACGAACGTTTACGCAGTACCCTGCGACTTGTTGGCGGCGGCGAAACGGTGAAAGTGGTTGTTGTCACCAGCATTACTGGCGGAGAGGGGAAAACCGCCACTGCCTATAATCTGGCCATCGCTGCGGCTTTAGCGGGGCGACGGACTCTGTTAGTAGAAGGAGATCTGAGAAGTCTTTCCAAAGCTGAAAAAATCGGAGTCATTCCCGATCCTAATTCTTTCCGAGAACCCCTACTTTACTACGGGGCAAAAAGTAAATCGGTCCGTCTGGCCCCAAATATTGAAAACCTTTCCATTTTGCCTAGTCCCGGTCCGCAAAAACAAGCGGCAGCTATCATTGAATCGAGCGAATTACAATTAATTCTCAAAGATTCTCGCGGCCGTTTCGATCTGGTGATTGTCGATACTCCTTCTCTGTCTAGCTGTAATGATGCACTGCTCTTAGAAGAACTAGCGGATGGGATTATTCTGGTAACGCGCCAGGCGATCACTCGTTCTAGTCTCTTGAGTGAAGCAACTGATCAGTTAGCAGAAGCGGAGGTGAAAATTTTAGGGGCGGTGATTAACTACGTCGATATTACAATGACTCTCAACACCGCCGAACCAGAACTGCCAGCTTTGATAGTTCCCTCAACACAGGGACAAACAGAGGTGGAGGAAGTGAAAGTGGAGGTGTAA